In the genome of Carya illinoinensis cultivar Pawnee chromosome 13, C.illinoinensisPawnee_v1, whole genome shotgun sequence, the window taaaattgaccggtagatgaaataaaatagagtaaaatatttcaaagatGAGTGTACAGGAACActtcaaatatgaaagaaagGTTAGAAATACTGTAGGTCAAAGTTACCCATTTATTggtttgactaatccaatgcaACCCTTTTTTcacatattcatcattttatgcatttggcttggcttttgatgaagtcaatgccaatgctctaaaagTAGATTTACTCATTATTGTATAGATCTCTTTCCGTTTTAAGTGGAGAAATTAAAAGACAAAGAGAGAACGGGGAATTGACCGTCGGGTCCTTTTATGCTACCTGCTAgaggggggtgggagcttcAGCTCCTTCCCCTTCCCCACGCTCCCTTCCTCCCTTCACTTCTATCCAGCTTTTACTTTCTGTgatgtgtttttgttttgtatttttcaagtcAAATAAGGGAGGATTTTCTGGCGACTAAAAGCCTATATGCGCCCCACCATGGTGTTCCCCAGTCGCCGATTTTCAAGACTATAGAACACAACGTCAAACGGAGCGGCGTGTAGCACGCATGTGCGGGTTGAATATGAGCACGTGGCTTTCATGCACCACCACGAGAAGCTTTCTGCCAACACCACATGCGGTGTTTTTAGGGCCAACAACTCTAGGACTTTCAAAATTGATCATTGGGCTTACGCCACAGCCCCTTTCCTAGTTTGTTTAGTCCAagtgtttcttttgtttgtagATCTAGTTTTCAGTATCTTTAATGTATTTgcaattttgttgttttggttttaggTTAGAACTTAGTGTCCATAGCAGAAGAGTCTCACTTCTTCTTGGAGGATGGTGGGTGATAGTACTCCTCTTCATTGAGAGAATGGAGAGTGATAATATCTATATTCCTTTGGAAGAGAAGTCGTTTAGTTCTGTTTTTACAGAACGCTTTCTCTATATCAAGAGAGAGTTTATAGAATTTAAGACAATATCtaccacaaagaaatttgtaggCGGGGAGCTCCTAACAAATGAAAAGTTTTGGTTTTAATCTAGATTTTTTCAGTATTGATTAGCCACAGCtgtaatttcaatttcattgaATGAAATAAAGTCTATTTCTATTAAAACAAAAGTggagaaattaaataaataatgttgATTTGGGATAAAAAGAATTTGGATTTATATtgagaaatttaaaatcttGTTTGGCTTTGTATaagatattgatttattttggttaagaaaaacactattttttttttaaagtaaaatttcagaattcattcattcattaagAGAAACTTATATCTATAACTAGATACATACGGACATATCTCCATATCAACTATTTAGAGCTCTACCAATACACTATTAGACTGATTTGGACTTCATTATTATTGATATTCTCTACAGACAAACGTctaaaaatcaaaactttgaCTAAAAATAGACTCAACCTCACCcttcacttaaatataaaaattagataattATAATTGCAATTTCacgttttatttgttaattgttaacAATAATtagtgaagaaaaataaatttttaaaaaatatttacaaatgaataataccaataatattttgtttatttaaacttaCGGAACCGAAAGCTATTTCAGCAAAATTAGACCAACAATTCAATAATCCCTGTTTTCCTTCGCTACCCAGAGActtaaaaaagaaggaaaagcccGTGGTGCACAGAGGGAGACAGAGAGATGAAGAAATCGGGAGGCGCGGAGAAGAAAAGGGCGCGACGATCTTCAGGAGCCATCCAAAACGGCGCCAGGGATCCCAACGTTGATACTCCTCCCAGGGtttgctctctctttctctctctctttccgtgATCTAGGGTTTCATATTTGTATTAACTAGGTGATTTTTCTCTTgacaatttcatttttttttttaagcgtTGCATATCCGGTGTATAAAAATGTAACTGAAAATGTAAATGTTCAAAGAAATATGACGTCTGTAGTACTCACATTGGTTTGCTCCGTTAAGGTAGGATAGAAAATCGAATTAACAAGTTTGAATGTGACTCTATATTATTATTGGGGACCTGACTTCTAATAATCCTATACACCCCATTGAGCCTTATATAATTATGGAGCTGGGATCTTTACGATTATTGTTTGCTGCGGTTCAAAGTTTTTGAATCAAGGAAACCCCAACATGTATTGCATTCTAGTGGGCTGAGGTAAGATTTCTAAGGATGCCAGTACACCTTATGCTAATTGGTTCCCATGTGTTGTGTTTTAGTATCTAATCAAGTTGTTTGCAAGGACTTTTTGATGGTGCATCATTGATCTCTATCTGGTTTATTCTGGCAATTATTATTAGGGAGGACATGCTTTGCTGACCAAATTTTACTCtggataatattttatagactTGCATGTATTTCCCCGTTTTGTTCTGATTGTCTtgttattattttccttttcagaaaCAACCTGCTAAGCAGGATGTTTTTCAGTTGTTTGCTGAGAAGGTGAGAGACCATAAGGACTTGGTGTCTAGGTGGGCAGTTTTACAGGAGACTCGTGTGGAGTACTTTAGAGGGAAGGATTTTTCTAGCTTTTTGAGAAATCATCCGGAGCTCAAAGATATTCTAGAATTGGATAAGAACCTAGAGACTGATGATATTGCTAATGCTCTTTTACGAAAGAATCTTTTAGTGCGTTGTGATCGTGTAGTGAAAACTGTTCGTCCTGGGAAGAAAAAGTTGTCTACTTGGCCAGCTCATTTGGAGATTTTCCCAGTATGTAGTTCTGATAtcaaatgtttaaaattttcattgaaTCAATTGCTTTACGGTTGGatgttctattttttaattatgccTCATGCATCACAGCTAGCCTCTTGCTTTAGATATTGTTGATTTAGAACCCTTATCTTCATGATACTATGAAGGCAAGACTATTTTTGGCCTGGTTAGTTGACTGCTTACAGCTCAAACCTGTTTTGAATGTTTATGCATCAAGGTTGAGTAGTTATAATAAGTCTCCTCCTTTGAGATCACATAAAGTGAGTAGTTGAGAGTTCAGTATATGGGGGGGCCTGTTTTATGTTCTTTATGAAGTGACATGACCTTTTTGTTTTTGCACTATCTAAATAATCTTTGTAGTTTTTTAAGATAGGATATCATGTGTAAGTTTTCATGTGCAAGTTGGACATTTGATGAATGTTGGGGAGGAGAAGGGAGATATCACTTGAGAAGACTATCCAGAGTATATTTGAAAGTATACCTTTCAAGTGATATCGATTCAGTTTGAAGAGCATCCCATCATCAGATTGGTCTATTTTGCTTTATATACTGAGTTAGGAGCATATTTGTTTCCGTAAGCACTTCTCAGTTCTTGAATCTATTTTGCAGGAGcaaatattttctgaaaatgATGCATTTTTTGCGTGGACATTTGTGAAACGGCGGCCGCTTTGGCAAACTCTTCTATCATTTTTCTGGCCTGTGTTGACTCTTGCAATTTGCTTGTTTCCTGTGTATCCCCATCGGTGCAAGCTACTAATACTCTACTCTTGCGCAGGAGTCTTGCTACTTATCCTATCGCTGCTTTTGTGTAAGTTCTACTGCATTTAATAGTATGAGATTCTTCCCCTTTATCTTGTGTCACTACTAGAACCTTGTTGAAATGTTATGATCAATGCTCCAAGAAACATAAATTGGGAGTAGGGAGTTATGTTTTGTTAAATGCTGACTTTATTACTGCCCTTATTATGTTGTAAACTTTAACGTCTTCTGACCTTCGCAAGTTCGTTGACTTGAATTAAAGGTGCTTTATGTGCAAGTAGCTGTCCTGAAAGAATGTTTTCTACAGTACAGTGATGATGTAGGAGGTTTGCATGGGTTTATGGGTCATGTGGTTGTAAGTTCTTTGTTTGTGAGGAGGCATTTGGCATTTCTCTTTGTATCATCATCCTTTATGCTGAATGGTTCTACTCACTATATTCTATCTGgatcttaattataaaaaaaaaaactatattctatCCGGATCTGTGTATACTTTTGACTGctaaaccccaaggggttggcccaagtggtgaaagccttggtcttggggtatcactcccttcaaggtccaatgttcaacacctcatgggtgcaaataATCCTTTGAGGCCACACCCtctggtgaaaagccagcgatttaaccagttccgtgtaggaaaacttccgagggtg includes:
- the LOC122292599 gene encoding uncharacterized protein LOC122292599; this translates as MKKSGGAEKKRARRSSGAIQNGARDPNVDTPPRKQPAKQDVFQLFAEKVRDHKDLVSRWAVLQETRVEYFRGKDFSSFLRNHPELKDILELDKNLETDDIANALLRKNLLVRCDRVVKTVRPGKKKLSTWPAHLEIFPEQIFSENDAFFAWTFVKRRPLWQTLLSFFWPVLTLAICLFPVYPHRCKLLILYSCAGVLLLILSLLLLRATIFGILYIVLGKRVWFFPNILAEEATLRELFRFWPEKDEEEQPKWTTRLFYAIVAVLVILLLRHHAPDEAARARYQKRVSNIIDDVLEWSPRLALSVMRDKQQTVTNATEPNSSFPDANQSPEETAQSESVGEESVSDQNEAEVFDDLI